The following coding sequences are from one Comamonas koreensis window:
- a CDS encoding EamA family transporter: protein MQALPRPSRWQDIALTALAPMVWGSTYIVTSELLPPHRPFTAALIRVLPAGLLLVLAMRRLPAQQHWLRLLILSALNIGAFQALLFVAAYRLPGGLAAVLGAIQPLMVMALAWWADGKSPARSTLAAAVAGVLGMALLLVSPQTVFEPIGIAAAFLGAACMASGVWLTRRWQLDLPVMALTGWQLLLGGLMLAPLAWWLDAPLPSLRAVQGLAYAYLCLAGALLAYALWFRGIARLPTVAVASLGLLSPLTAVVLGWALLGQSMTGMALAGLVVVLVSVLAVQWTAAPSR from the coding sequence ATGCAAGCCCTCCCACGCCCGTCCCGCTGGCAAGACATCGCCCTCACCGCGCTGGCCCCTATGGTCTGGGGCTCCACCTATATCGTGACCTCGGAGCTGCTGCCACCCCACCGCCCTTTCACCGCCGCGCTGATCCGGGTGCTGCCCGCTGGCCTGCTGCTGGTACTGGCCATGCGCCGGCTGCCCGCGCAGCAGCACTGGCTGCGCCTGCTGATCCTGAGTGCGCTCAATATCGGCGCCTTCCAGGCGCTGCTGTTTGTGGCGGCCTACCGCCTGCCCGGTGGCCTGGCCGCCGTGCTGGGCGCCATCCAGCCGCTGATGGTGATGGCGCTGGCCTGGTGGGCCGACGGCAAATCCCCCGCCCGCAGCACCTTGGCGGCGGCCGTGGCCGGGGTGCTGGGCATGGCGCTGCTGCTGGTATCGCCGCAAACGGTGTTCGAGCCCATCGGCATTGCCGCGGCCTTCTTGGGCGCCGCCTGCATGGCCAGCGGGGTCTGGCTCACGCGCCGCTGGCAGTTGGACTTGCCGGTGATGGCGCTCACCGGCTGGCAGCTGCTGCTGGGCGGCCTGATGCTTGCGCCGCTGGCCTGGTGGCTGGATGCACCGCTGCCGTCGCTCAGAGCTGTACAAGGGCTGGCCTATGCCTATCTGTGCCTGGCAGGCGCGCTGCTGGCCTATGCGCTGTGGTTTCGCGGCATTGCACGTTTACCCACCGTGGCCGTCGCATCGCTGGGCCTGCTCAGCCCCCTCACCGCCGTCGTGCTGGGCTGGGCGCTGCTGGGCCAATCGATGACCGGCATGGCGCTGGCCGGCCTGGTGGTGGTGCTGGTCAGCGTGCTGGCCGTGCAGTGGACGGCGGCGCCTTCTCGCTGA
- a CDS encoding nitroreductase family protein, with product MTNPVQQAIESRVSVHRYVDGPPLGEARIQALIAQATRAPSPYNMQNWRFIAVRSDRLLNRREQPR from the coding sequence ATGACCAATCCCGTACAACAAGCCATTGAAAGCCGCGTCTCCGTCCACCGTTATGTCGATGGCCCGCCGCTCGGTGAGGCCCGCATCCAGGCCTTGATCGCACAGGCAACGCGTGCCCCGTCGCCCTATAACATGCAGAACTGGCGCTTTATCGCCGTGCGCTCTGACCGGCTTCTCAACAGACGTGAGCAGCCAAGGTGA
- a CDS encoding MarR family winged helix-turn-helix transcriptional regulator: MPKKPLSSAGDAVDAILAQWARERPDLDASPMGPIGRIKRCSALIEQSLDVNFAQFGLSFWEFDMLAALRRSGAPYRLSPTELFSTLMVTSGTMTHRLKRLEANGWIERVPHAQDARSMLVQLTKPGLKLIDAAVTAHVDKERALLQPLPAASLAALNTHLSALLAVLEGGAGSSEDEQGS; encoded by the coding sequence ATGCCAAAAAAACCTTTGTCCTCTGCGGGTGATGCCGTGGACGCGATCCTGGCGCAATGGGCGCGCGAGCGGCCCGATCTGGATGCCAGCCCGATGGGTCCGATTGGCCGCATCAAGCGCTGTTCCGCACTGATCGAGCAAAGTCTGGATGTGAACTTTGCGCAGTTCGGCCTGAGCTTTTGGGAGTTCGATATGCTGGCCGCGCTGCGGCGCTCGGGCGCGCCTTACCGGCTCAGCCCCACCGAGCTGTTTTCCACCCTGATGGTGACCTCGGGCACCATGACCCACCGGCTCAAGCGCCTGGAAGCCAATGGCTGGATCGAGCGGGTGCCCCATGCGCAAGATGCGCGCAGCATGCTGGTGCAGCTGACCAAGCCCGGCCTCAAGCTCATTGATGCCGCCGTTACCGCCCATGTGGACAAGGAACGTGCGCTGCTGCAGCCCTTGCCCGCAGCAAGCCTGGCGGCGCTCAATACGCATCTGTCGGCGTTGCTGGCGGTGCTGGAAGGCGGCGCAGGCAGCTCAGAGGATGAGCAGGGCAGTTGA